The following are encoded in a window of Impatiens glandulifera chromosome 5, dImpGla2.1, whole genome shotgun sequence genomic DNA:
- the LOC124939247 gene encoding tubby-like F-box protein 3 has protein sequence MSKMGMKSESGRHSKRGFSLRSRSLRAFEEIPVTLREDGLKESSWANIPPEILREVLKKIESSQTTWPLRQNVVSCAGVCKGWRDMMKDCFKLTIYVYENRGPRSMQCTMNSIPASSIEPRGVAPFQTEFPRTNFESYPSPLPFFRSKSTRTEAIQSEKEKMLFMKNKSPKWHDRLQCWCLNFNGRVTVASVKNFQLVAYSEGDGDGEGEGGGVEHEDVILQFGKVGKDLFTMDYQYPISAFQAFAICISSFETMIACE, from the exons ATGTCTAAGATGGGTATGAAGAGTGAATCTGGAAGACATTCGAAAAGGGGTTTTAGTTTAAGGTCGAGATCATTAAGGGCTTTTGAGGAGATTCCAGTGACTTTGagagaagatggtttgaagGAGAGTAGCTGGGCCAATATTCCTCCTGAGATCTTGAGGGAAGTACTGAAGAAGATTGAGTCATCTCAAACAACATGGCCTCTTCGGCAAAATGTTGTTTCTTGTGCAGGTGTTTGCAAAGGTTGGCGAGATATGATGAAGGATTGTTTT AAACTGACAATATATGTATATGAAAACAGAGGTCCAAGAAGTATGCAATGCACCATGAACTCCATCCCAGCATCTTCAATCGAGCCTAGAGGAGTGGCCCCATTTCAAACTGAATTCCCACGTACAAATTTCGAATCCTACCCCTCACCCCTTCCCTTTTTCAGATCAAAATCTACTCGCACAGAAGCAATCCAATCCGAAAAAGAGAAAATGCTTTTCATGAAAAATAAGTCTCCTAAGTGGCACGATCGGCTTCAGTGTTGGTGTTTGAATTTCAATGGTCGTGTTACAGTTGCATCTGTGAAGAACTTTCAGCTTGTTGCTTACTCAGaaggagatggagatggagaaggagaaggaggaggagtTGAGCATGAAGATGTTATTCTTCAGTTTGGTAAGGTTGGAAAGGATCTGTTCACTATGGATTATCAATATCCTATTTCCGCGTTTCAGGCCTTTGCTATCTGCATCAGCAGCTTCGAAACTATGATTGCTTGTGAATGA